The Oncorhynchus tshawytscha isolate Ot180627B linkage group LG02, Otsh_v2.0, whole genome shotgun sequence genome contains the following window.
CTAATGGCGTGCTGGTGATGCACCCTCGCCACGGCTTCACGCAGGACTCCAAGCCGGGCGTGTGGAGAGAGATATCTGTCTGTGGCAAAGTCTTCACCCTCAGAGAGACCCGCTCCGCCCAGCAACGGGGCAAGATGGTGGGTAGCTAGTAGATACATACATagacacaagcatgcacacaagcacacacgtacacacacagatgtGTGCGCACACATGAAGTAACAAGCCCTAACATGTGTAGATGTGAGTACTTGCAGAAACATAAcatgttcaaacacacacacacatacactcctgtGCAGCCTCATTGAGTGAGTCTACTCCCTGTAAGCCATGCCTTGCCATTGTTTTCCAGGGACATTGTTTTAAGTAGATGTTTCTGAAGCATTAATACTGCACTAATTGAATGGAAGCTGCCAGCTAATATCCCCAGTTCTCACTCTAACTTGGAACAATTGACTCTTGAACAATTTTTCAGAACCTAGACTCTACCGTCCTCCAAAATGTTATTGTTGGGTAACTtcattaagccattttaccacagcTCTGTGATATGAGCAGATGGGACATCTAAACAAATTCACAAGTTATCTCAGTTGTACAGAACAGTCTGGTTGGATGGGCTTTAGCTGTTTGAGGTCTCTGTTTCTCATACACAGAAATCAGCATCTGATTTATTGTGTGATAGGTCTGTTATGTCACCGATAATAACCTCCCCTGGAAAACCCTGACTCTATACTTTTAAGTTCCACCCCCTTCCCCCAGAGACCACACAGTCAGTTTGGAAGATTTCAGTAAATCAGAGGAATTCTCATAGGAATCTCACACTCCTAACCTCGCCTTCATTTTGGGAGGAATGACTGAGAGTCTGAGACATGCTGTTATTATGATTATGATGTGGTTTGGCCTTTAGACTTTAAAACTGAGGCATGAGAACGGccagggaagggaggaggaaatGCCGAGAGCTgataagggagaaagagaggaagggatgcTGGTTCAATGGGTTTAGTCACAGCAGGTCTGCACCTTGTCTGAAACAAAAGCAAGACCTCTTTGATCTATTATTGAGGTACATACCGAAGGCCAATAATACAGGACAATGCTCAATATAATACTGAGATATACTTATAGTATCTCTccccagtaaaaaaaaaatgaaaagcacTTCATTAAGTCCTTAATGGAGAACCCAAGATCCCCCCTTCACCCCACAGCTGTAAAATGTGGCATCGCAGGTTGCCGTCTACAGGACCATTGACACATTTAATCAAGGCAGACTGCAGAGCAACACCATGTGGAGCATGTGTTTGTATTGTGTTTGTTAATATCTTGCCATCTGTTTGCTAATATATCTGTGTGTCTTGCAGGTGGAGAGCGAGAGCCAGGAACTGGTGGACGGCTCGCTGATCGACCTGTGCGGCGCCACCCTCCTGTGGCGCACGGCCGAGGGCCTCTCCCGCACGCCCACCGTGAAGCACCTGGAGGCCCTGCGGCAGGAGCTGAATGCCGGGCGGCCCCAGTGCCCCGTGGGTTTCAACACCCTGGCCTTCCCCAGCCTACGCCGCAAGGAGATCCTGGATGAGAAGCAGCCGTGGGCCTACCTCCGATGCGGCCATGTGCACGGCTACCACGCCTGGGGAGGCCAAGGACGGGAGCCTGAGgatgaggtggtggaggtgggccGGGAGAGGGAGTGCCCCATGTGCCGAACCAGAGGGCCGTATGTACCGTTATGGCTGGGGTGTGAGGCGGGGTTTTACCTGGATGCAGCACCGCCCACACACGCCTTTAGTCCGTGCGGTCATGTGTGCTCGGAGAAGACGGCAGCGTTCTGGAGCCAGATCCCGCTGCCACACGGCACGCACACCTTCCACGCCGCTTGTCCATTCTGCGTGCATCAACTGGCCGGCGAGAGCGGCTACCTCAGACTCATCTTCCAAGGGCCCCTGGACTAGATAATGGACAGTGGTCTCCTCCCAAACCCCAACTAACGCTTCACAACTACCAGGGTTGTGATCATTAGGGCACACAACCGAAAACATcttaaaacattttgcaacagaaaattaACATTtgagtttcttattggacaaatccaGGTAGTCCCTCACTGTTTCAGACAGATTCTTTCTGTTTGGTgctctaatgaacatgacccatggCCATGCGATAACCAagtgaatggtggaaaaacagcTAAAGGACTATTAAACATTTCTTAACTTAAATATTTTGGAGAGCTACGGAATACTTTTTTTGCTTCTCTCATTTCAAGTGACCTTTTTTCTAGCAGTGCTGTTTTCGATACTATAATTATATTTTCATGTTAACAATGAAAAAGCGCTACAGTATATGCTAACACAGCAAACTCTTCCACAGGTGCAGATTTGTAATGTTCTGATGCAAAATCCATTGTGAGGATGTGTGGTGTGGCTTGATGTTTATAGCCATTTCTTTTTCTATCTGAATGGCGATTGTAGCAGAAACAAGCATACTTTGTAATGCTAGCTACTGTTTTGGAAGTGACCTCCTTTTTCTTAGACATGAAGACCCATGTTGTTAAACTAGGCCTAGTACAATTAATATTTGGCgattgtgtaaaaaaaaagtgcTTATGACCTTATACCTTTTTATACCTTATACCACCTTATACCATGAATCCCAACATGTACCCTATCTTTATGTTATCAATCACCACATCAACAGGTATAAGGTGGTATAAGAAGTGGAAGAAGTACATAATAAAAAACAGTATCACTTTTCTCTCTGTGTACCCTTCTGTACAAGGACTGGAGAAACAGATCTATAAATTGACTAGTGGAAACTTGTCGACATTGACACTTATCTGAGTGTCCAGAATGTGTTCAAGCAAGCAAGTGATCCATTTTTGTTCAATTGAAGTGTGGCCCTAAACACATTGACTTTTCAGATGGTATGAAAATTTTACCCTCTCATCTTCCATGTGTACCTGCATTCAGTGTGTATATAATAtttatgtttatgtttgtgtgtatgttaatGTACCCGTGTTTCGTCTTCTGATCTTAATTTACACAGTGATTTGTACTCCCAATTTTAGTAATGTGTGAGAGCTTATTTTCTTTTGTTCAACCAACTTATATTCAAGTTTTACCAATTTGTTCTGCTTTATATCCTCTTGATTGCCTGATGCCTTCATAGAGGACGTTGAGTATTATTTCTGCAAAGAGGGTTGCTGTTGcagacaaacattttttttttttaccaactgGAAACAATAAAAGTTAAAAGCTTTGAAATTGTTCACATTTGTGTGAGTGCTCTCTTTTTTTCCAATCCACTGTTGGAATCCAAGATCATCAATAGACACTGGACAGAACTCATGTATACTAGATATTTGGtgtatttagctaaaataaacaAGATATGCAATAACATTCACCCTATTATACACAGTACTCATTTGGATTGACTAGCTATACTAGCTAGTTCACATAAAATTAACTTTTTCCACTTATGAGAATGTGAAAATTGTCAGTTGTAAGCAGTAGGTAGGGGATGGGCAactacatttgtattttttttaggaATTCATTCGGGTTCTCAACCTACTGTTGAGAGTtggaataatagaatacacaaggtgctaTTTCGAAATGTgcttgtgcatcagcagtcactcaattagcccatgtcagctaaaagGTTTtcgattggtaaattagtctagtggCCAGCTATAATTCGGGGTGGGGCCCATTGATCATCtgttatcatattaaaaactgaaaaCATTTGCATTCATcctgtgtagaattgcaagaaataagatgtaaaactgcacatttttctctccaccccatggcaaaatgagtaaaaTTGCATGACATGAGTTATAAAATTGctatatgttctctctgccctttggcaaaatgtgtaaaattgcaggaaattaacttattacattttttggtATCTCTTCACTCCCATATGAGGGGGGGGGCACTGAAATGTTTTGCTCAGGAGGGGGgagtatggatgtgggtacgcagacccactgcagcccctcatgatGATTCCCGTCTTTTTGTGGCCCCCACGccaatcaaagttgcccatcctgCAGTGAAGTAGGTGTGATGGTGCTGTGAGTATGCTGTGATGAAAGTGACTGCATGGTTATGCTCGAAAGAACTCGAAGAAGATTGTTCGCGCAGTGCATTATGGTGACTGTACCGGCGGTTTGCTTGATGTTTTCGCCTGGTTCGTCTAATGTTATAGCGGAAAGAAGAATCAAGAACTAATGTGTTTCTAACAACAGGTACCAGACATAGCGCACCTTCTTTTCGTTTGTCTACTCTTCAAAAAAGCTCAGCGATCATGTATTTATGTGGACTGCTTCCGTCTCTGTTTGGCTGTCAAATGGCTAACATTTTACTAGCTTCGATTATCAGTCTACGTGTAACCAGCTGGTCTCTTCAGGCTGCTGCAGTCGTGGGTAGCTACTCGAATATCGATGCTCGAAGAGTAAATCGTATATCGTCTGTAAAGAGAAATTAGAAAAAATGGTCAGTGACAGGTTAATGTTGCCGGATGACGGGGAAATTCGAATGAGGACGGCGGTGTTTCAcagttagctacagtagctaggtAACTTGGCTAACTAGAGTTATCGTTCTATCTTGTTCCCCACCTGAGATCGTTAACGTTAAGAAGCTGCAGTTGTCCAGCAGTGTGGTGAGGCAAACGCCTATCTAGCTATTTAAAAAAGTGAAACAACTAACGCTAACTAGATTGTCAGTTAAAACGGTCATCTAATCCtagctagttaaaaaaaaaaggacAACATCATCGTCATCCCTGGTGGTGTTGAAATATTATCTGATTCGCAGAGATAGCTGACTATATTTTCTTGACATTTTGCATTGTACAGTTTTGATCCATATAGCCCTCAGCTAGCGAATTTACTTTTCATTGTAGCTGTCAATTTAACCGTTAGTTAGCAAGCTACATGCATTAACATTTGACGTTGTTGATATAGGCAGCTACGATGTCATTGCCCAATGACGTGTTCAGTGTGTGGTGATTCACGTGACGTTGGTGTAAATCAGTCATATGAAGACTTAATATGTCTGCTATAAATCATTTATTTTCTTATTTCACCATGCATTCGATATTGTATGTTACTGAAACGGACAACAATACATATCCATATTGATTGTAGCCTAAAGGTACCTGCCCACCTTTCACCCTAATCTTTTCAACAGACTGATTAGACAACAGAGGAGCTTTGCTCCTGTAGGCAGTTTATCATGGTCTCAGTTGCTAACACAACTGTTTTCTAGTGTGATTATATTGGTTAACCTATAGGCCCTGTTCTAGGTACCCACCACTTTAATCACCAATGGTGAATTACTTTGAATTTGATCATTCAGTTTAGGTAGGACGGGGCTAGTTATGCAGACAAAGCAATAACTGAATCAATACACAGAGGAAGCGAGTCAAAAGGCATTGCTTTTCTCACTGTTAGGCTATAAT
Protein-coding sequences here:
- the LOC112265302 gene encoding E3 ubiquitin-protein ligase pellino homolog 1; this translates as MFSPDQENISTTPASTKVPVKYGELIVLGYNGSLPNGDRGRRKSRFALCRRPKASGVKPSTVHVACTPQAAKAISNKDQHSISYTLSRAQTVVVEYTHDSNTDMFQIGRSTESPIDFVVTDTVPGSQQSHGGEGQTQTQSIQSTISRFACRIICQRSPPYTARIYAAGFDSSKNIFLGEKAAKWRTQDGQMDGLTTNGVLVMHPRHGFTQDSKPGVWREISVCGKVFTLRETRSAQQRGKMVESESQELVDGSLIDLCGATLLWRTAEGLSRTPTVKHLEALRQELNAGRPQCPVGFNTLAFPSLRRKEILDEKQPWAYLRCGHVHGYHAWGGQGREPEDEVVEVGRERECPMCRTRGPYVPLWLGCEAGFYLDAAPPTHAFSPCGHVCSEKTAAFWSQIPLPHGTHTFHAACPFCVHQLAGESGYLRLIFQGPLD